In Nocardioides marinus, one DNA window encodes the following:
- a CDS encoding uracil-DNA glycosylase, with amino-acid sequence MSALAGLVDKGLMAPDWAEALAPVDEQVAAMGAFLRAEIAAGRSYLPAGEHVFRAFRRPLAEVKVLVVGQDPYPTPGHPIGLSFAVERDVWPLPRSLVNIYVELRDDLGVVPPRHGDLSGWADSGVMLLNRALTVAPGAPASHRGKGWEPITSAAIAALVRRHEAGHPLVAVLWGRDAQSLRPALGDVPCIESAHPSPLSARRGFFGSRPFSRADALLREQGGTPVGWTLDTTAE; translated from the coding sequence ATGAGCGCGCTGGCCGGACTGGTGGACAAGGGCCTGATGGCACCGGACTGGGCCGAGGCCCTGGCGCCGGTGGATGAGCAGGTGGCGGCGATGGGGGCGTTCCTGCGCGCGGAGATCGCCGCCGGTCGCAGCTACCTCCCGGCCGGGGAGCACGTCTTCCGCGCCTTCCGGCGCCCGCTGGCCGAGGTCAAGGTCCTCGTCGTGGGGCAGGACCCCTACCCCACTCCCGGCCACCCGATCGGCCTGTCCTTCGCGGTCGAGCGCGACGTGTGGCCGCTCCCGCGCAGCCTGGTCAACATCTACGTCGAGCTGCGCGACGACCTCGGTGTCGTGCCGCCGCGGCACGGCGACCTCAGCGGCTGGGCCGACAGCGGCGTCATGCTCCTCAACCGCGCCCTGACCGTCGCGCCGGGCGCACCGGCGTCGCACCGCGGCAAGGGGTGGGAGCCGATCACCTCGGCCGCCATCGCCGCGCTCGTACGCCGCCACGAGGCGGGCCACCCGCTCGTGGCCGTGCTCTGGGGGCGCGACGCGCAGTCGTTGCGGCCGGCGCTCGGCGACGTCCCGTGCATCGAGTCGGCGCATCCTTCCCCGCTCTCGGCGCGACGTGGCTTCTTCGGGTCACGTCCCTTCTCGCGGGCCGACGCGCTGCTGCGCGAGCAGGGCGGCACCCCGGTCGGCTGGACCCTGGACACCACCGCGGAATAG
- a CDS encoding dioxygenase family protein: MTRMPALFIGHGAPPLLDDPIWSGQLRALAADLPRPSAILIVSAHWESAPLSLSASGVPLVYDFGGFDPKYHQMTYATPDASALAARVAAMMPSTEPVHQHSSRGLDHGAWVPLRIMYPEADVPVLQMSLPTHDPARLLALGARLRDLRDEGVLVVGSGFLTHGLPFLREFRIDAEAPGWSRDFDAWAGEALTRGDVDELAAYSSRAPGMPYAHPTVEHYAPLFVTLGAASDPGLPPEQVIGADGEFWMGLSKRSFAVA, from the coding sequence ATGACCCGCATGCCCGCGCTCTTCATCGGCCACGGAGCACCCCCGCTCCTCGACGACCCCATCTGGTCCGGCCAGCTGCGCGCGCTGGCCGCCGACCTGCCCCGACCCAGCGCGATCCTCATCGTGAGCGCGCACTGGGAGTCGGCCCCGCTGTCGCTGTCGGCGAGCGGCGTCCCCCTGGTCTACGACTTCGGCGGCTTCGACCCGAAGTACCACCAGATGACCTACGCGACGCCCGACGCCTCGGCGCTGGCCGCCCGGGTCGCGGCGATGATGCCGAGCACGGAGCCCGTGCACCAGCACTCCTCGCGCGGCCTCGACCACGGCGCCTGGGTGCCGCTGCGGATCATGTATCCCGAGGCCGACGTCCCGGTGCTGCAGATGTCGCTGCCCACCCACGACCCGGCGCGGCTGCTCGCGCTCGGCGCACGGCTGCGCGACCTGCGCGACGAGGGCGTGCTGGTGGTCGGATCGGGCTTCCTCACCCACGGCCTGCCGTTCCTGCGCGAGTTCCGCATCGACGCCGAGGCCCCGGGCTGGTCCCGCGACTTCGACGCGTGGGCCGGGGAGGCACTCACCCGCGGCGACGTCGACGAGCTCGCGGCGTACTCCTCCCGGGCGCCCGGCATGCCGTACGCCCACCCGACCGTCGAGCACTACGCGCCGCTGTTCGTCACCCTCGGCGCGGCCAGCGACCCCGGTCTCCCGCCGGAGCAGGTGATCGGGGCCGACGGCGAGTTCTGGATGGGGCTGTCGAAGCGATCCTTCGCCGTCGCCTAG
- a CDS encoding SMP-30/gluconolactonase/LRE family protein: MRRPAGRGLAALLVGALALLLPPAAATGAEAPEKWTTSVFARVPSPGAPAYVHAHTNKRVYAGTYAAPDGQASKVFEWTRGGTLVRSWRVPGQDLDGAHGVQVAAQTRTGRLVVLDTTTSRVLTLDVRTGRWRTVATLPEGSVPNYATWAPGGLYVTDYGDGVVHRVTRRGKVTEWLRDPALDGVLGFGTTGIRYLPDERAFLLTQQTLSTGASLPTNGALLRVPLQGRAPGEVEVLWTSQPTDLPDGFGIGRRTGHVYVAMVGPTNRIAEIDPTTGEEVDSFPALPLVGENGSEIPFDSPCNATFLGKDVLVANQSAVQGDASHHAVLRVHVGERGLAPYLPRRATFR; encoded by the coding sequence GTGAGGCGGCCGGCAGGGCGCGGACTGGCCGCGCTGCTGGTCGGAGCGCTCGCGCTGCTGCTGCCGCCGGCCGCGGCCACCGGCGCGGAGGCCCCGGAGAAGTGGACCACCAGCGTCTTCGCGCGGGTCCCCTCCCCGGGCGCCCCGGCGTACGTGCACGCGCACACCAACAAGCGGGTCTACGCCGGCACGTACGCGGCGCCGGACGGCCAGGCGTCCAAGGTCTTCGAGTGGACCCGCGGCGGCACGCTCGTGCGGTCGTGGCGCGTCCCCGGCCAGGACCTCGACGGCGCGCACGGCGTCCAGGTGGCCGCCCAGACCCGCACCGGGCGACTGGTCGTCCTCGACACCACCACCTCGCGGGTGCTGACGCTGGACGTGCGGACCGGCCGCTGGCGCACCGTCGCCACGCTGCCCGAGGGGTCGGTGCCCAACTACGCGACCTGGGCCCCCGGCGGCCTCTACGTCACCGACTACGGCGACGGCGTCGTCCACCGCGTCACCCGGCGCGGCAAGGTCACCGAGTGGCTGCGCGACCCCGCGCTCGACGGCGTCCTGGGCTTCGGCACCACCGGCATCCGCTACCTGCCCGACGAGCGCGCCTTCCTGCTCACCCAGCAGACCCTGTCCACCGGCGCCAGCCTCCCGACCAACGGCGCCCTGCTGCGGGTCCCCCTCCAGGGCCGCGCCCCCGGCGAGGTCGAGGTCCTGTGGACCAGCCAGCCGACCGACCTGCCCGACGGCTTCGGCATCGGCCGGCGCACCGGTCACGTGTACGTCGCGATGGTCGGCCCCACCAACCGGATCGCCGAGATCGACCCGACCACCGGCGAGGAGGTCGACTCCTTCCCCGCCCTCCCGCTCGTCGGCGAGAACGGCTCGGAGATCCCCTTCGACTCCCCGTGCAACGCGACGTTCCTCGGCAAGGACGTGCTGGTCGCCAACCAGTCGGCCGTCCAGGGCGACGCCTCCCACCACGCCGTGCTGCGGGTCCACGTGGGCGAGCGGGGCCTGGCGCCGTACCTGCCGAGGAGGGCGACCTTCCGCTGA